The genomic stretch TTTTGTAGCGTGAGAAGGCGATGCCCTGGCCGCGACCGGCAGGGCGCGGCTCGGCGCGCCAGCCGGCGCGTTCCGCCGCGGTCGCCACTACGTCGCGGGCGCGCGGGTCGGTCAGGTAGCGCAGGCGGAACGCTACCGGGTCGATCTGCGCGGCTGCAGCCACTTCATCCACGAACGATTCGGAGGCGAAGATGTTGCTGAACGCGCCTAGGCTGCGCAGCGCCGAATGGCGCAGCGGGCTGTCGGGCACGAAATGCTTGACGATGCGGCGGCGCGGGAAGGCGTAGAGCGGGTCGGCGTTGCGGTGGATGCCGCCGTGGAAGCCGCGTCCCGGCTGTTGGGTGGGCGGGGCAAAGGGCCGGGCGAGGTGATGGGCTGCCAGCAGGCTGGAGCGTCCCGGCTCCACGCGCGGGCGCGCCGAGTGCGAGTAGCTCCACGTCTCGTGGCTCCAGAGCAGCACTTCGCCGGCGCTGTCCAGGCCGGCTTGCAGTTTCATCACCATAGCCGGGCCGAACGGCTCCCACAGGTTTTCGTCGTGGCGGCTCCACTTGACGAGCACCGGGCGGCCTGGCACGGCCTTGGCCAGCAGCGCGGCGTCGAGCGCCACGTCGTCGGCCCCGTTATGGCCGTAGCAGCCGGGGCCCTGCCGGTGGATGACGCGGATGTCGCCCAGGGGCATGTCGAGGACCTGCGCCATGTCGGCGCGCAGCGGATAGACGCCCTGGCTGTGCGTCCACACCGTCAGCTTTCCGTCCTCGAACTGCGCCGCGGCGGACGAGGGGCCGAGCGAGGCGTGTCGCACATAGGGCCGGGAGTAGACTGCGGCGACCGTCTGCGTCGCGCTGGCCGGCGGCTCGAACGGGGGGATTGGGTCGTTCGTGGGCGTCCCGTCCACGACGAGGAAGCTCTCGCCGGGCGTGGACAGGAGGCGCTGGTTGATCTCCTCTGCCGGCGGCAGGGGCCGGTCTCCCTGCCACTGGGCGAGGCCGGCGAGACGCTGCGCGGCAAAGACGGCCTGTTCCTCGCGCTGGGCGATCACGCCGAGGAAACTGCCGTCGCGCACCACGGCGATCACGCCGGGCATGGCCTCCACCGGCGCCGTGTCGATCGCGGCCAGGCGCGCCGTATAGCTGGGCGGGCGCACGACGCGCCCGTGCGCCATGCCGGG from Candidatus Brocadiaceae bacterium encodes the following:
- a CDS encoding xanthine dehydrogenase family protein molybdopterin-binding subunit, whose protein sequence is MIPESLSSSLRLTPDLDRWIRIDPGGTVTVFTGKVEIGQGIQTVIAQIAAEELDVSMQRMQVILADTLLSPDEGFTAGSMSTQVSGGAVRQAAAEARHILVGQAAAQLDAPMDRLRVEDGTVYDPETGAKVTYWELMAGKRFNQQVSGRVAPKPAAEYAIVGQPVPRLDIPAKVAGEPVYVDDMDLPGMAHGRVVRPPSYTARLAAIDTAPVEAMPGVIAVVRDGSFLGVIAQREEQAVFAAQRLAGLAQWQGDRPLPPAEEINQRLLSTPGESFLVVDGTPTNDPIPPFEPPASATQTVAAVYSRPYVRHASLGPSSAAAQFEDGKLTVWTHSQGVYPLRADMAQVLDMPLGDIRVIHRQGPGCYGHNGADDVALDAALLAKAVPGRPVLVKWSRHDENLWEPFGPAMVMKLQAGLDSAGEVLLWSHETWSYSHSARPRVEPGRSSLLAAHHLARPFAPPTQQPGRGFHGGIHRNADPLYAFPRRRIVKHFVPDSPLRHSALRSLGAFSNIFASESFVDEVAAAAQIDPVAFRLRYLTDPRARDVVATAAERAGWRAEPRPAGRGQGIAFSRYKNTMIYSAVVVEATVDPESGVVHVERAVAAADAGQIINPDGLRNQLEGGIVQSISWTLKEAVQFGPDGLAGEDWTTYPVIT